The DNA segment AAACAAGAACGTAAGATCCAAGTTACCACTTCGTCATCGTCAGTGcctcaatcttcttcttcttctacttcttccTCGTTGGCATTGCATCATCAATCTTGCAAGGACAAGATAAGGAAATACAAAGGAGTGAGAATGAGAAGCTGGGGATCATGGGTTTCTGAGATTAGGGCACCAAATCAAAAGACAAGAATCTGGTTAGGTTCTTACTCAACCGCAGAAGCAGCTGCTAGGGCTTATGATGCTGCTCTCTTGTGTCTTAAAGGTCCTAAAGCCAATCTCAACTTCCCACACATCAATACTACTTCTCAGTTTCTTATTGACATCGATGAAAAGACCCCTTTGTCCCCCAAATCCATCCAAAAGGTCGCCGCTCAAGCAGCTAACTCCATCTCATCTGACGTTTTTACCCCTTCCTCCTTCTCCAATGATGCTGATGATCATCATGACGATGGTATTCAAAACCATccgtctccttcttcttcagcaGCTTCTTCTCCACCAGATGATTATCATAATGATGATGATTTAGTATCGTTAATGGCATCATTCGGGGATGAACATGTGTCTTTGATGGATCCATCATGGTATGATCATAATGATATGTTCTTCATCAACGGAGCTTTTGATTACTCTCCACAATTGATCAGCTCGAAGACAACGATGGATGACTTCTACGACGGTGCTGATATTCAGCTTTGGAGTTTCAGTTGATCCCACGGTCCATATTATTTCTACAAAAACTTTCATTTCACATTATTTCATTCAATTTATTCTTTTAAATCTATCAATTATCATTCGTCTTTGTTGTTTCTTCAAGTTGTTTGTTGCTCGAAACGAGTTAACGACAGatgtaattttatatgttaaatatacACACACTAATTTAAGATCACATGAAGAAGAGGTCTTTTTGTCACTTCTTGACTTTTTCATGTGTCTTTGTGAGTTATTTACAGCACTTATAATGGAGTTCCCACTTATAATAGAGAGTCATAAGTAATTACGTAGTACTTtactatttacattttttttttggtcggcAAAGTGATTccaattaacaaaatattcttACACATTGGTTTATCTTCAACTAAAAGCGAAAGATTACATAACTTTTAGATAGGATCTTGCAGACTTGACTAGATCATCAACCTCATGGTTTTCTTCTCTGCTCGccataattattattaaaacatgTTAGACATATATAGCACatctttaatatatattctGCGGGGGGTTGGTACCTCCATTCAACAAGTGTATGATGATCTTTATTGTGTCTGAGGTATCATAATCATACAAGGATTTTGCGTCTTCATAAAAAGTGACTGTTATATCCCAGCTTCCTTGTTTATGTCACAGCTTCACGCAACCCCAATGTTTTTTTGTCTCTTAAGGACTTGATATAGGATCTCTTGCTGCTGATTTTTCTGCAAACTTCTTCCCATCCTGAGTTAGAAGCATCCATCCTATTCCGCCTTTTGCTTCTCCAATATCCAAGAGCAATCTACAAAGCAACATACAGAGTTAGCTTTACTATTCCTGCTTGTCGCGATTCTGCTGAAGTTAGAGCCCCTTATGGAGAACTCTAGACCaaagtgatat comes from the Brassica napus cultivar Da-Ae chromosome A7, Da-Ae, whole genome shotgun sequence genome and includes:
- the LOC106423986 gene encoding ethylene-responsive transcription factor ERF013-like, giving the protein MVKQERKIQVTTSSSSVPQSSSSSTSSSLALHHQSCKDKIRKYKGVRMRSWGSWVSEIRAPNQKTRIWLGSYSTAEAAARAYDAALLCLKGPKANLNFPHINTTSQFLIDIDEKTPLSPKSIQKVAAQAANSISSDVFTPSSFSNDADDHHDDGIQNHPSPSSSAASSPPDDYHNDDDLVSLMASFGDEHVSLMDPSWYDHNDMFFINGAFDYSPQLISSKTTMDDFYDGADIQLWSFS